One Syntrophorhabdaceae bacterium genomic window, CGCCTTATCTACTTCCTCGGGAACGGTAAAGCCTCCATCCGGGTCGGAAAGGGTCGATGCCGCCGCCTGTACCTCGATGTCCTTGACGGCCTCGATGCTGCCCCTCATGAGAAACATGAAGGCCTGTGCTTTGGCGATCTTCTCTCTGTCGTTTTGCGGGCTACCGCCCGGAAGCTGTCCCTGGGCAATCGCCGTCTCAATGGCCTCAACCTGTTTCTTCATCTCGGATATGGCGGACAGGTCCTTGTTGATCCGGTCTACCTTTTCAGCCAGAACAACATCGACGCTGCCCTTCGTTTCGAGGGCCTTAATCCTCAGATCATTCGCGGCCTTGA contains:
- a CDS encoding phage major capsid protein — protein: MDELKKLIEALGRAFEEFKAANDLRIKALETKGSVDVVLAEKVDRINKDLSAISEMKKQVEAIETAIAQGQLPGGSPQNDREKIAKAQAFMFLMRGSIEAVKDIEVQAAASTLSDPDGGFTVPEEVDKA